In Pseudoduganella albidiflava, a single window of DNA contains:
- a CDS encoding nSTAND1 domain-containing NTPase: protein MDVLRYLCRHPHAVIPPEELLEKCWGTPELGDNPVHKAIAQLRKALGDSSTAPRYIETVRKRGYRAIADVVEEEEAPGGWDQGSPFRGLAAFEESHAAIFFGRVQAATRLRQTVLDQVDGGCAMALVLGASGSGKTSLVRAGLLPQLMVTNGGLVALDCTLHMDCADLGGSGLLGALAAVLLDAERSDAECGNALLFDGLDAATLGQRLRDEPAAVAAHLAPDGPARLAVFVDRLEAVFRTADSAADRTAFFQALDRLARANVLVVLACRNDFYPELMAVPEMMALKTRGGHFDVEPPDGAAIAQMVREPARAARLAFEREADTGASLDDVLCDAARASPDALPLLQYCLDELYRQRGDDGLLRFQVFRQLGGIEGALGVRAEQVVAALPAAQQAALPRVLSLLVCIGEEQHAVTARRAPWAVLRDEAERDLVRALVEARLFVSELAGDVPGFGVAHEALLRRWPRIANWIEVHRQTLQVRTRITAQAARWAAAGRPRDLLLPPGIQANQARTVLDSADISLSAQEAEFVDASLRRVKLGERIRMAVVAVIALLAVLAGVLGLTARAAQQDADRRRADAEGLLGFMLGDFADKLRPLGRLDLLDDVSKRALAYLAGGTDDGDPRTAVQRAKALQVIAEVDIARAKPDSAQTALLAARGILSRHLARVPDDRAALKAQGAVAFWLSKIHRDRDDWSVALEYVAQYRDLSRKLVELAPRDADSVLELAYAHHNIGSVQMGRRDFVAASAAFKEAIRLKRAVIDMRPGDDGLIMSLAGTYSWLAKATAARGALEDARTLYDTERQLIHPVLERHRTNTEWGVRLASAVSHLAEIEQALGLATSQDRWREAHTIMAAFVKNDPSNLTWQRNLHVIAIKSAYLSSYAAPAKALAELQALRHGTARLAAADPTQAELTRVSMQLDIYIADTLVRMKEIDKAALALGPVLETLRAAPRPLSGDMSLRLQFADALLAHADILRERRLTEEAVFACMEAASILGPMRRPETEYFILAALVQANYCRGNSATARADWERLLDMKFRDPASLHRISFTHHNRSNHHD, encoded by the coding sequence ATGGACGTGCTGCGCTACCTTTGCCGCCATCCGCACGCGGTCATCCCGCCCGAGGAATTGCTGGAAAAATGCTGGGGCACGCCTGAACTTGGCGACAACCCGGTGCACAAGGCGATCGCCCAGTTGCGCAAGGCGCTGGGCGATTCCAGCACGGCGCCGCGCTATATCGAAACGGTGCGCAAGCGCGGCTACCGCGCCATCGCCGACGTGGTGGAAGAGGAAGAAGCTCCCGGCGGCTGGGACCAGGGCTCGCCGTTCCGGGGCCTGGCCGCGTTCGAGGAAAGCCACGCGGCGATCTTCTTCGGCCGGGTGCAGGCGGCCACGCGGCTGCGCCAGACGGTGCTCGACCAGGTCGATGGCGGCTGCGCGATGGCGCTGGTGCTGGGGGCTTCCGGGTCCGGCAAGACTTCGCTGGTACGCGCCGGCCTGCTGCCGCAACTGATGGTTACAAACGGCGGACTCGTCGCCCTCGACTGCACGCTGCACATGGATTGCGCGGACCTGGGCGGCAGCGGCCTGCTCGGCGCGCTGGCCGCCGTGCTGCTCGACGCGGAACGCAGTGACGCCGAATGCGGCAACGCCCTGCTGTTCGACGGCCTCGATGCCGCCACGCTCGGCCAGCGGCTGCGCGACGAACCGGCCGCCGTGGCCGCGCACCTGGCGCCGGACGGGCCGGCCCGGCTGGCCGTGTTCGTCGACCGGCTGGAGGCCGTGTTCCGCACCGCGGACAGCGCCGCCGACCGTACGGCATTCTTCCAGGCGCTGGACCGCCTGGCGCGCGCCAACGTGCTGGTCGTGCTGGCCTGCCGCAACGATTTCTATCCCGAATTGATGGCCGTGCCGGAAATGATGGCGCTGAAGACGCGCGGCGGCCATTTCGACGTGGAGCCGCCCGATGGCGCGGCCATCGCGCAAATGGTGCGCGAACCGGCGCGCGCCGCCAGGCTGGCGTTCGAGCGGGAAGCCGATACCGGCGCCAGCCTGGACGACGTGCTGTGCGACGCCGCCCGCGCCAGCCCGGACGCGCTACCGCTGCTGCAATACTGCCTCGATGAACTGTACCGCCAGCGCGGCGACGACGGCCTGCTGCGCTTCCAGGTGTTCCGCCAGCTGGGCGGCATCGAGGGCGCGCTGGGCGTGCGTGCCGAGCAGGTCGTCGCCGCGCTGCCCGCCGCACAGCAGGCCGCGCTGCCACGCGTGCTGTCGCTGCTGGTCTGCATCGGCGAGGAGCAGCATGCCGTCACGGCGCGCCGCGCCCCCTGGGCGGTCTTGCGCGATGAAGCCGAGCGCGATCTGGTCCGCGCGCTGGTGGAAGCGCGTCTGTTCGTCAGCGAACTGGCCGGCGACGTGCCCGGCTTCGGCGTGGCCCACGAGGCGCTGCTGCGGCGCTGGCCCCGCATCGCGAACTGGATCGAAGTCCACCGGCAAACGCTGCAGGTGCGTACGCGGATTACAGCGCAGGCGGCGCGCTGGGCCGCGGCCGGGCGCCCACGCGACCTGCTGCTGCCGCCCGGCATCCAGGCCAACCAGGCTCGTACCGTGCTGGATTCGGCCGACATTTCCCTGTCCGCGCAGGAAGCCGAGTTCGTCGACGCGTCGCTGCGGCGGGTCAAGCTGGGCGAGCGCATACGCATGGCGGTGGTGGCGGTGATCGCGCTGCTGGCAGTGCTGGCGGGTGTGCTCGGCCTGACGGCACGGGCCGCGCAACAGGATGCGGACCGGCGCCGCGCCGACGCCGAAGGACTGCTGGGCTTCATGCTCGGGGATTTCGCCGACAAGCTGCGGCCGCTGGGCCGGCTGGATCTGCTGGACGATGTGAGCAAGCGAGCGCTGGCCTACCTTGCCGGTGGCACGGACGACGGCGATCCCCGGACGGCGGTGCAGCGCGCAAAGGCGTTGCAGGTGATCGCCGAAGTCGATATTGCGCGTGCCAAGCCGGATTCCGCCCAGACCGCGCTGCTGGCGGCGCGCGGCATTCTTTCGCGGCATCTCGCGCGGGTGCCTGACGACAGGGCAGCGCTGAAGGCGCAGGGGGCCGTGGCGTTCTGGCTGAGCAAAATTCATCGCGACCGGGACGACTGGTCCGTCGCTCTTGAATATGTCGCGCAGTATCGTGACTTGAGCCGGAAGTTGGTGGAGCTGGCACCGCGCGATGCCGATAGCGTGCTCGAGCTTGCCTATGCACACCACAATATCGGCAGCGTTCAAATGGGCCGCCGCGATTTCGTCGCCGCCAGCGCGGCGTTCAAGGAGGCGATCCGGCTGAAACGCGCGGTCATCGACATGCGGCCGGGCGACGACGGTTTGATCATGAGCCTTGCCGGTACTTATTCCTGGCTGGCCAAAGCCACGGCAGCGCGCGGCGCGCTGGAAGATGCAAGGACCCTGTATGACACCGAGCGACAGCTGATCCATCCAGTTCTTGAACGCCATCGCACCAATACCGAATGGGGAGTGCGCCTCGCGTCCGCCGTGTCGCACCTTGCAGAGATAGAACAGGCGCTTGGCTTGGCTACCAGCCAGGACAGATGGCGGGAAGCTCACACGATCATGGCAGCATTCGTCAAGAATGACCCCAGCAATCTGACCTGGCAACGCAATTTGCATGTCATCGCCATCAAATCGGCATACCTCTCATCTTATGCTGCTCCGGCAAAGGCGCTGGCAGAACTTCAGGCCCTGCGCCATGGAACCGCCCGCCTAGCCGCAGCCGATCCGACTCAAGCCGAGCTGACCCGCGTGAGCATGCAACTCGATATCTACATTGCCGATACCCTTGTACGGATGAAGGAAATTGATAAGGCAGCGCTGGCGCTCGGTCCTGTGCTCGAGACGCTAAGGGCTGCCCCGAGGCCTTTGAGCGGGGACATGTCCCTGCGCCTCCAGTTTGCGGACGCACTGCTGGCACATGCCGATATCCTGAGGGAACGCCGACTGACCGAGGAGGCGGTTTTTGCCTGCATGGAAGCAGCATCCATCCTGGGGCCAATGCGCCGTCCGGAAACAGAATATTTCATTCTCGCCGCGCTGGTGCAGGCAAATTACTGCAGAGGCAACAGTGCAACTGCCCGCGCCGATTGGGAGAGGCTGCTGGACATGAAGTTTCGCGACCCGGCATCCCTTCACCGTATTTCATTCACCCACCACAACAGGAGTAACCATCATGACTGA
- the gcvP gene encoding aminomethyl-transferring glycine dehydrogenase, whose translation MTRTSLTQLEARDAFIARHIGPDAAEQQQMLDTLGYATRAALIDAIVPENIRNRAALPLGQFAEPLPEQAALAKLKAIAGQNKVVKSLIGQGYYGTFTPGVVLRNIFENPAWYTAYTPYQPEISQGRLEAILNFQQAITDLTGMGIANASMLDEGTSAAEAMTLLLRVGKSKSKLFYVANDVLPQTLEVIRTRAEPLGIEVRTFDPAELAGVTDAFGVLLQYPGVDGAVRDYRADVEKVKATGAMIVVAADLLALTLLTPPGEWGADVVVGNSQRFGVPLGFGGPHAGYMATRDEYKRSMPGRLVGVTVDQQGNMAYRLALQTREQHIRREKATSNICTAQVLLAVTASMYAVYHGPQGLAQIATRVHRYTGILAGNLRTLGYRITNQTFFDTLTIATDRAEALHAAAVANGINLRRIDANHVGVSLDETVDRDTLAALWAVFSTGVADAPAAPDFAAIEEPADDAFPAELARASAYLTHPVFNRYHSETEMLRYLRSLADKDLALDRTMIPLGSCTMKLNATSEMIPVTWPEFSNIHPFAPEDQTVGYREMIGQLEEMLCAVTGYAAVSLQPNAGSQGEYAGLLVIQKYHQSRGEGHRNICLIPSSAHGTNPASASMVNMQVVVTACDENGNVDLADLKAKAEQHSKNLACVMVTYPSTHGVFEEGIKELCEIVHSHGGQVYIDGANMNALVGVAAPGAFGGDVSHLNLHKTFCIPHGGGGPGVGPIGVGAHLAEFLPNQRSTGYQRNEKGIGAVSAAAYGSASILPISWMYIAMMGAEGLTAATETAILNANYIARRLAPHYPVLYSGHDGLVAHECILDLRPLTDATGISNEDVAKRLMDYGFHAPTMSFPVPGTLMIEPTESEAKAELDRFIEAMIAIRGEIAKVESGEFDKANNPLKFAPHTAAVLTADEWDRQYSRSQAAYPLASLRKQKYWPPVGRADNVYGDRNLMCGCAPISAYE comes from the coding sequence ATGACCCGTACCAGCCTGACCCAACTCGAAGCGCGTGACGCCTTCATCGCCCGCCACATCGGCCCGGACGCCGCCGAACAGCAGCAGATGCTCGACACGCTCGGCTATGCCACGCGCGCCGCGCTGATCGACGCGATCGTTCCGGAAAATATCCGCAACCGCGCCGCCCTGCCCCTGGGCCAGTTCGCCGAGCCGCTGCCGGAACAGGCCGCGCTGGCGAAGCTGAAGGCCATCGCCGGCCAGAACAAGGTCGTGAAATCGCTGATCGGCCAGGGTTACTACGGCACGTTCACGCCGGGCGTGGTGCTGCGTAACATCTTTGAAAACCCGGCCTGGTACACGGCTTACACGCCGTACCAGCCGGAGATCTCGCAGGGCCGCCTGGAAGCGATCCTGAACTTCCAGCAGGCCATCACCGACCTGACCGGCATGGGCATCGCCAACGCGTCGATGCTCGACGAAGGCACCTCGGCCGCCGAGGCGATGACGCTGCTGCTGCGCGTCGGCAAGTCGAAATCGAAGCTGTTCTACGTGGCGAACGACGTACTGCCGCAGACGCTGGAAGTGATCCGCACCCGCGCCGAGCCGCTGGGCATCGAGGTGCGCACGTTCGACCCGGCCGAACTGGCCGGCGTGACCGATGCATTCGGCGTGCTGCTGCAATACCCGGGCGTGGACGGTGCCGTGCGCGACTATCGCGCCGACGTCGAGAAAGTCAAGGCCACCGGCGCGATGATCGTCGTGGCGGCGGACCTGCTGGCCCTGACCCTGCTCACCCCGCCGGGCGAATGGGGCGCCGATGTCGTAGTGGGCAACAGCCAGCGCTTCGGCGTACCGCTGGGCTTCGGCGGCCCGCACGCCGGCTACATGGCCACCCGCGACGAATACAAGCGCTCGATGCCGGGCCGCCTGGTCGGCGTTACCGTCGACCAGCAAGGCAACATGGCATACCGCCTGGCCCTGCAAACGCGCGAACAGCACATCCGCCGCGAGAAGGCCACGTCGAACATCTGCACCGCCCAGGTGCTGCTGGCCGTGACCGCGTCGATGTACGCGGTCTACCACGGCCCGCAAGGCCTGGCGCAGATCGCCACCCGCGTGCACCGCTACACCGGCATCCTGGCCGGCAACCTGCGTACGCTGGGCTACCGGATCACCAACCAGACCTTCTTCGACACGCTGACGATCGCCACCGACCGCGCCGAGGCACTGCATGCCGCCGCCGTCGCCAACGGCATCAACCTGCGCCGCATCGATGCGAACCACGTGGGCGTGTCGCTGGATGAAACGGTCGACCGCGACACGCTGGCCGCCCTGTGGGCCGTGTTCTCGACGGGCGTGGCCGATGCCCCGGCCGCGCCGGACTTCGCCGCCATCGAAGAACCGGCCGACGACGCCTTCCCGGCCGAACTGGCACGCGCTTCGGCCTACTTGACGCACCCGGTCTTCAACCGCTACCACAGCGAAACCGAAATGCTGCGCTACCTGCGCTCGCTGGCCGACAAGGACCTGGCGCTGGACCGCACCATGATCCCGCTCGGTTCGTGCACCATGAAGCTGAATGCCACCAGCGAGATGATCCCGGTCACCTGGCCCGAGTTCTCGAACATTCACCCGTTCGCGCCGGAAGACCAGACCGTGGGCTACCGCGAAATGATCGGCCAGCTGGAAGAGATGCTGTGCGCCGTGACCGGCTACGCGGCCGTGTCGCTGCAGCCGAACGCCGGTTCGCAGGGCGAATACGCCGGCCTGCTGGTGATCCAGAAGTACCACCAGTCGCGTGGCGAGGGCCACCGCAACATCTGCCTGATCCCGTCGTCCGCGCACGGCACCAACCCGGCATCGGCCAGCATGGTCAACATGCAGGTCGTGGTCACCGCCTGCGACGAGAACGGCAACGTCGACCTGGCCGACCTGAAGGCCAAGGCCGAGCAGCACAGCAAGAACCTGGCGTGCGTGATGGTCACCTATCCTTCCACGCACGGCGTGTTCGAGGAAGGCATCAAGGAACTGTGCGAGATCGTGCATTCGCACGGCGGCCAGGTGTACATCGACGGCGCCAACATGAATGCGCTGGTCGGCGTGGCCGCGCCGGGCGCGTTCGGCGGCGACGTGTCGCACCTGAACCTGCACAAGACCTTCTGCATCCCGCACGGCGGCGGCGGACCGGGCGTGGGCCCGATCGGCGTCGGCGCGCACCTGGCGGAGTTCCTGCCGAACCAGCGTTCCACCGGCTACCAGCGCAATGAAAAAGGCATCGGCGCCGTCTCGGCCGCCGCCTACGGTTCCGCCTCGATCCTGCCGATCTCGTGGATGTACATCGCCATGATGGGCGCCGAAGGCCTGACCGCCGCGACGGAAACGGCGATCCTGAACGCGAACTACATCGCGCGCCGCCTGGCGCCGCACTATCCGGTGCTGTACTCGGGCCACGACGGCCTGGTGGCGCACGAGTGCATCCTGGACCTGCGCCCGCTGACCGATGCCACCGGCATCAGCAACGAGGACGTGGCCAAGCGCCTGATGGACTACGGCTTCCATGCGCCGACCATGAGCTTCCCGGTCCCGGGCACGCTGATGATCGAGCCGACCGAATCGGAAGCCAAGGCCGAGCTGGACCGCTTCATCGAGGCGATGATCGCCATCCGCGGCGAGATCGCCAAGGTGGAAAGCGGCGAATTCGACAAGGCGAACAACCCGCTGAAGTTCGCGCCGCACACCGCCGCGGTGCTGACCGCCGACGAGTGGGACCGCCAGTACAGCCGCTCGCAGGCCGCCTACCCGCTGGCGTCGCTGCGCAAGCAGAAGTACTGGCCGCCGGTCGGCCGCGCCGACAACGTGTACGGCGACCGCAACCTGATGTGCGGTTGCGCGCCGATCAGCGCCTACGAGTAA